Genomic window (Pseudomonas hydrolytica):
CGCTGCGCTTCGAGATGGCTACAAGCTACTGACCCGCTATCGCACTGCCAGCCCATCCAAGGGATGGAGCATGGCATCTCCCCCTCTACCCCGGTCTTTCTCAGGCCTCGCTCAAAAGGCCGAGACTCTTGCCCTTGAGCACGGCCTGAGTCCGGCTGCGCACGCCCAGCTTGGAAAACAGGTTGTGCAGGTGCCACTTGATGGTGGCTTCCGACAAATGCACCGTCTGGGCAATGTCGCGGTTCGACAGCCCCGCCGCCACGAGCCGCAGGATCTCTCTTTCGCGATGGCTAACATCCTGATTTTCCTCGAAACTTTCAGGATCTATGGCCATCCGGCGGCACTGCTCGCGGAGCAGTTCGGCCAGCCCCTGCCAGGCCGCCGCGCGCTTGGGCTCGGCGCTGCACCAGGCGTCCCAGAGCGGCAGCAGCCACAAGGCATCGTCCTGGAACAGACGGCGATAGCCGCACTGCCAGGCCTCTTCGAGGGTGGCACGCAGCAGGGCGAAGGCCTTTTCGCTGTTACCTTTGCGCCAGTACGCCACAGAAAGTAACAGGCTCAGACGCAGGCGCCGGTCGCGCTGGTGCTCGGCGCCCTGCTTGGCCAGGCAGGCTTCCAGGCTGGCCTGGGCCCTGTCCACGCGCCGCTCGCTCAAGGCCAGACGCGCCTGACTCAGCGCCAGTGCGGTATGGGCATCGCCATAGCGTTCGATGGGCAGCGTGGCGAGATGACGCTCCAGTTGCAAATAGATGCGCTGGGCCTCGTTGGGCCGGCGCAGCCACAGCAGGAACTGCACCTTGCAGCCCATGCCGATGGCGAACACGCGTTCGTAGCCGGGCCCCTGCAGCCCGGCCAGCCACTCGTCGAGCTCTTCCAGCCCCTGCTCCGCCGCGCCGGCAAAGAAGCGCGCGCGTGCCATCACCAGCTTGCCGCGACTGATCAGCTCCACCGGGGTGGCGACGTCGCGCCAGGTGGTGGCCAGCGGCAGCTCGGCGAGTATCGCGCCATGGCGATCCTGCTCGTAGAGCAGGTCGGCATAGGCCAGGCCCAGCGGGCCGCCGACCCGGCTGCGTCGTCCGAACACCTGCTCCACCCGCGCCCGTGCGGCCTCGGCCAGGGCGCGTCCGCGCTCCAGTTCGCCGTATTCCTTGCAGATCAGCGCCTCGATCAGGCTGGCCATCACATGCAGGTACTCGCTCTCGCACTGGCGCAGGTTTTCCCGCGCCACGGCAATGGCCTTGGCCGCTTCGCCAAACTCGCCGAGCAGGGCGAAGGCCGCAGCCTGCACGCAGGCCAGGCTGGCGCGAAAGACCGGCTGGTTCTGCGGCACCAGGGCCAGCCAGTGACCGGCGACCTTGAGGCAGGCTTCCAGCTTGTCCTGATACAAGAGCACCAGGGCCTTGAGCACCTGGGCGGCGGCCAGCAGCTCGATCAGACCGAAGTGCATGCCCTTGCCGCGCCCCTGGGTCAGGCGCGTGCTGACCTCCTCGATCAGCGCCTCGGATTCGGCGAACTTCTGCTCGAAGGCCAGCTGCCAGGCATAGAAGATCTGGAACACCGGCTGCTCGGCGATCACCACCGGCGGTATGTCCTTGAGGATGGCGAGAATGCCGTACACCCGGTTGCCGGCGATCAGGCGCGCGCCCTGACGCTCCAGTAGCTCGGCGGCAAAGCCATAGTCGCGTGCTCGCAGGGCATACTTGATCGACTTGTCGGCGAGATCGCGCGCCTCGCACCAGCGCGCGGCTGCGTGCAGCAGATGCGCCGGGTCGCCGCGCTTGGCCAGCCGCCCCTGGAGAAACTCGGCGAACAGATGGTGATAACGAAACCACTCGCCCTGCTCGTCCAGCGGAATGACGAACAGCTGCTCGCTCTGCAGCCGGCGCAGCATGTCACGGCCATCGCGGCGGCCGGTCAGTGCATTGCACAGTTCGGCGTTGAATTCATCGAGCACCGAGGTCTGATCGAGGAACAGCTGCTGCGCCTCGGGCAGACTGGCCACCACATCCTCGGCGAGGTAATCGGCGATATTGCGCTCGGCGCCGGACAGCCCGGCGAGAAAGGCGGCACGGTCACGCTGCCGCGGCAGCGCCAGCGCCGCCAGATGCAGCGCGGTGATCCAGCCCTCGGTACGGGCATGCAGCTGATCGAGCTCAGCCTCATCGAGCGCCAGCTGCTTGATGGTGCGCAGGTAGGCGGCGGTTTCCCCGCGAGACAGGCGCAGATCCTCGGCCCTTAGCCAGAACGCCCAGCCGCCGAGCGACGGCGGCTCATCGAGAAACCGCGGCTGATAGCGGGTGCTGACCACCAGACGCACATGCCTGGGCAGGCGCTCGATCAGGTAGCGGGCGCCCTGGCCGAGGGAGGGATGACGGATGCGGTGAAAGTCGTCCAGCATCAGATAAAGCTCGCCAGGCAGCGCCTTGAGGTCATCGAGGAAGGCGTCGATCACCGCCTCCAGCGGCCAGCTGATCTCACCCTGCAGCAGCGCCGAGGCGCTACTGCCGAAGCCCGGACAAGCCGACTCGATGGCCGCCACCAGGTACTGCAGGAATCTCGCCGGTTCGCTGTCGGCCTCGTCGCATGACAACCAGGCGACGCGCGCGCCCTGCTCCTGCAGGCGGCGGCGCAACTGGCTGAGGACGGTGCTCTTGCCGAAGCCGGCCGGCGCGCTGAGGACGATCAGACGCTGCTCGCGCGCGGCCAGCAGTCGCTCGAGCAATGCCGAACGCTCCAGCAGAGGCGCTCCCTCTCCATGGGCCGGATAGAGTTTGGTGCGCAGCAGGGGCACCGTGGACTGACGAGGCTGGTTCTGGCTGGTCATGATTCGAGTAGGCTCAGTTCGCGGGCACGGCGGATGGCTTGAGTGCGATTACGCACCTTGAGCTTTTCGTAGATGTTGTGCAGGTGCCATTTGACGGTGCCCAGGGCCAGCGACAGCTGCTGGCCGATCTCTTCGTTGGATAGGCCCTTGGCCGCCAGGCAGACCACCTCGCGCTCGCGCTCGGTCAGGCCCTCCTCCAGCACGTCCAGTGCCTGGCGCAACTCCTGCCCCGGCCAGATCACCAGCAGGCTGCGCAGAAAGCCCTGCAGCGCCGGCTGGCGCTCGGCCGATTCGAGTTGCTGCAGCAGTTGG
Coding sequences:
- a CDS encoding helix-turn-helix transcriptional regulator; amino-acid sequence: MTSQNQPRQSTVPLLRTKLYPAHGEGAPLLERSALLERLLAAREQRLIVLSAPAGFGKSTVLSQLRRRLQEQGARVAWLSCDEADSEPARFLQYLVAAIESACPGFGSSASALLQGEISWPLEAVIDAFLDDLKALPGELYLMLDDFHRIRHPSLGQGARYLIERLPRHVRLVVSTRYQPRFLDEPPSLGGWAFWLRAEDLRLSRGETAAYLRTIKQLALDEAELDQLHARTEGWITALHLAALALPRQRDRAAFLAGLSGAERNIADYLAEDVVASLPEAQQLFLDQTSVLDEFNAELCNALTGRRDGRDMLRRLQSEQLFVIPLDEQGEWFRYHHLFAEFLQGRLAKRGDPAHLLHAAARWCEARDLADKSIKYALRARDYGFAAELLERQGARLIAGNRVYGILAILKDIPPVVIAEQPVFQIFYAWQLAFEQKFAESEALIEEVSTRLTQGRGKGMHFGLIELLAAAQVLKALVLLYQDKLEACLKVAGHWLALVPQNQPVFRASLACVQAAAFALLGEFGEAAKAIAVARENLRQCESEYLHVMASLIEALICKEYGELERGRALAEAARARVEQVFGRRSRVGGPLGLAYADLLYEQDRHGAILAELPLATTWRDVATPVELISRGKLVMARARFFAGAAEQGLEELDEWLAGLQGPGYERVFAIGMGCKVQFLLWLRRPNEAQRIYLQLERHLATLPIERYGDAHTALALSQARLALSERRVDRAQASLEACLAKQGAEHQRDRRLRLSLLLSVAYWRKGNSEKAFALLRATLEEAWQCGYRRLFQDDALWLLPLWDAWCSAEPKRAAAWQGLAELLREQCRRMAIDPESFEENQDVSHREREILRLVAAGLSNRDIAQTVHLSEATIKWHLHNLFSKLGVRSRTQAVLKGKSLGLLSEA